One region of Balaenoptera ricei isolate mBalRic1 chromosome 5, mBalRic1.hap2, whole genome shotgun sequence genomic DNA includes:
- the SPATA18 gene encoding mitochondria-eating protein — translation MADNLRKLVSNESLRSMQDQLESWLREYNTNSCDQNLNHCLELIEQVAEVQRQLFGIFTTAAQEGGHYDGVETIKSRLLPWLEASFTAASLGKPVDSKVSSLQDTFDKDGHKESDARDRDIQQLDADLNATRHQLNQVQDDMAETEKTLEEPKNRSAISLLTAEEEINQLRKQLKSLQAQEESRHRHSEHRSSEKRGSERRREELWGSEQMGADGWSVDQWKAEAIRDYEKQLRTLKDEIAVLSTEKSVLQGRSARSGSPSPDPRSRGRSRSASPSTAVAKVRSPSPSRAKLSSAARKAALLSRFSDAYSQTRLDAQCLLRRCIDKAETVQRIIYIAAVEAFHVAKVAFRHFKIRVRKSLTPSYAGSNDFEDAVLDYIICHLDLYDSQSSVNDVIRAMNVNPKISFPPEVDFCLLSNFIHEICCIAFAMQTLDPPLDIAFGADGEIFNDCKYRRSYDSDFTAPLVFYHVWPAIMENDCIIMKGEAVTRRGAFWNSVRSLSRCRSRSLSPICPRSRISLSTISRSRSPSPIRYGLPRF, via the exons ACAAACTCATGTGATCAAAATCTAAATCATTGCCTCGAACTCATTGAGCAAGTCGCCGAAGTGCAGAGACAACTCTTTGGGATCTTCACTACAGCAGCCCAAGAGG GAGGACATTATGATGGTGTGGAAACAATCAAATCGCGCCTTTTGCCTTGGCTGGAGGCCTCCTTTACTGCCGCTTCCCTAGGAAAACCTGTCGACAGCAAGGTGTCCTCTCTACAG GACACGTTTGATAAGGACGGACATAAAGAGTCTGACGCTCGGGATCGGGACATACAACAATTAGATGCTGATTTGAATGCAACTCGTCATCAACTCAACCAGGTTCAAGACGA TATGGCTGAAACTGAAAAGACTCTTGAAGAACCCAAGAACAGATCGGCCATATCCCTTCTGACTGCAGAGGAGGAAATAAATCAGCTAAGAAAGca gcTTAAATCTCTTCAAGCCCAGGAGGAATCTCGCCACAGACACTCAGAGCATAGGAGCTCAGAGAAGCGGGGCTCCGAGCGTAGGAGAGAGGAGCTGTGGGGCTCGGAGCAGATGGGCGCGGACGGGTGGAGCGTAGACCAGTGGAAGGCAGAAGCGATACGCGATTATGAGAAGCAGCTCCGAACGCTGAAGGACGAGATAGCTGTTCTGTCCACTGAAAAATCTGTACTCCAAGGAAG GTCCGCCAGGAGCGGGTCTCCGAGCCCTGACCCTCGCAGCCGCGGCCGCAGCCGGTCCGCCAGCCCCTCCACCGCGGTCGCGAAGGTCAGGAGCCCGTCTCCGAGTCGCGCCAAACTGTCCAGCGCGGCGCGCAAGGCCGCCCTGCTGTCCCGGTTCAGCGACGCCTATTCTCAGACCCGCCTGGACGCGCAATGCCTGCTGCGGCGCTGCATCGACAAAGCCGAGACGGTGCAGCGGATCATCTACATCGCGGCAGTG GAGGCGTTCCATGTAGCTAAAGTGGCATTCAGACACTTCAAGATCCGTGTGAGGAAATCGCTGACACCGTCTTATGCAGGGTCAAATGACTTTGAGGATGCTGTTTTGGATTATATCATTTGTCATCTTGATCTATATGATTCCCAAAGCAGTGTTAAT gatGTGATCCGAGCCATGAATGTCAATCCCAAGATTTCATTCCCTCCTGAAGTTGACTTTTGCCTCCTCAGTAACTTCATCCATGAGATATGTTGCATCGCCTTTGCAATGCAGACTTTAGACCCACCCCTCGATATTGCATTTGGGGCCGATGGAGAAATTTTTAATGATTGCAA GTACCGTCGAAGCTATGACTCCGATTTCACGGCTCCCTTGGTCTTCTATCACGTGTGGCCTGCTATCATGGAGAATGACTGTATCATTATGAAGGGAGAAGCTGTCACCAGGAGAGGGGCTTTT tgGAACTCAGTGCGATCTCTAAGTCGATGTCGAAGCAGGAGCTTAAGTCCCATCTGCCCTCGTAGCCGTATTAGTTTAAGCACG